One Thunnus albacares chromosome 12, fThuAlb1.1, whole genome shotgun sequence genomic region harbors:
- the LOC122993194 gene encoding importin-13-like translates to MEPPANPGDGPVELELTVENVESALYQLYFDPDMERKNVAQKWLTQAQASAQAWQFCWVLLSPDKLPEVQFFGASTLHTKISRHWSDLPTDQHESLRMQLLSHILHFSSGPKMVLTRLCVALASMALNLIPQAWSQPVADMVRAFQPQKPEPEGGSGAEATQDPQAHCLALLELLTVLPEEFQSSRLVQARRAQLREALAGEWTVVCPMLRQLLQSQDSSNQVKEKVLRCLSSWVGLDVPLGESQELVQDCFTALSNPELFDTAVETIVNAISQPDCQRYIDALVNLMPLVLGLHDQLKTAAQDRDMEISHGICRIAVAMGETHSRVLLEQVEHWQEYLALVNMILFCTGIPGHYPVSETTSSLTLTFWYTLQDDILSFEEEKQAVYLQVYRPVYFQLVDVLLHKSHYPSQEEYTSWSSDDKEQFRIYRVDISDTLMYVYEMLGAELLSNLYDRLGGQLMDPQQSAVWQDTEALLFGFQSIAETIDVNYSDVIPGLIGLIPRINISNVMLADTVMYTIGSLAEWLADHPVMLGGILPMVLQGLVKAELSVSSVSTLKRICRECRHDLGPYAQDILTVSQDVLVKEIHKSSQCMWLMQALGFLLSALPVEEILGRLHSLITPHVQQLDTLAQQEPDPTNKQSIIHILGMLSSLFTTLDINRQADGVEGAVNPRLTPSQTTRNPVVVVLQQVFTLIQTVLSKWLDDSEVVEAVCGVFEKSVRTLLHDFGPMVAQLSEMLGQIYSAFPQASALDLARQMVLIFAGEEHHMSSIKSLIIVLTSATLTIFQQGPRDHPDIAESFMHLHAQILKRKPDLYLSDELDVKALFYCGILSLKFPETPTVKAASMFFTELLPRCKDMPSLGEVLQSDGKLLTETVLQAVGGGSPRSLTEHFSEVLLSLNRHCPALLSQWLKETLQAPGFPSAQVSTEQKHTFSQQLLREQTNKHRVKEIVREFSLLCRGLQGSGYSDY, encoded by the exons ATGGAGCCTCCAGCCAATCCGGGAGACGGCCCGGTGGAGTTGGAGTTAACCGTGGAGAATGTGGAGTCG GCCCTCTACCAGCTGTACTTTGACCCAGACATGGAGCGTAAGAATGTGGCCCAGAAGTGGCTGACCCAAGCCCAGGCGTCTGCACAGGCATGGCAGTTCTGCTGGGTCCTGCTCAGCCCTGACAAG CTCCCAGAGGTTCAGTTTTTTGGCGCCAGCACCCTCCACACCAAGATCTCCCGTCACTGGAGCGACCTCCCCACAGACCAGCACGAGAGCCTGAGGATGCAGCTCCTCTCCCACATTTTGCACTTCTCCTCTGGGCCCAAGATGGTGCTGACTAGGCTGTGTGTAGCCCTGGCATCTATGGCTCTTAATTTAATTCCCCAAGCTTGGTCCCAGCCGGTGGCAGACATGGTGAGAGCCTTCCAGCCACAGAAACCTGAACCTGAAGGCGGCTCTGGTGCAGAGGCCACACAGGACCCTCAGGCGCACTGCCTCGCACTGCTGGAGCTCCTCACCGTACTTCCAGAGGAGTTCCAGAGCAGCCGGCTGGTTCAAGCTCGACGAGCCCAGCTGAGGGAAGCCCTGGCTGGGGAGTGGACGGTGGTGTGTCCCATGCTGCGTCAGCTGCTCCAAAGCCAGGACTCGTCGAACCAGGTGAAGGAGAAGGTGCTCCGCTGCCTGTCCAGCTGGGTGGGGCTGGACGTGCCGTTGGGGGAGAGCCAGGAGCTGGTCCAGGACTGTTTCACCGCACTGTCCAACCCAGAGCTGTTTGACACAGCTGTTGAGACGATAGTTAACGCCATCTCACAGCCTGACTGCCAGAG GTACATCGATGCTCTGGTGAACCTGATGCCTCTGGTGTTGGGTCTCCATGACCAGCTGAAGACGGCGGCTCAGGACAGGGACATGGAGATCTCACATGGTATCTGTCGTATTGCCGTCGCTATGGGGGAAACTCACTCCAG GGTTTTGTTGGAACAGGTGGAGCACTGGCAAGAGTATCTGGCCTTGGTCAACATGATTCTGTTCTGTACTGGTATCCCAGGGCACTACCCAGTCAGTGAGACCACCAGTTCCCTTACACTCACCTTCTGGTACACTCTGCAG GATGACATCTTGTCATttgaggaggagaagcaggCCGTTTACTTGCAGGTCTACCGGCCAGTTTACTTCCAACTGGTGGACGTGTTGCTACATAAATCCCACTATCCCTCCCAGGAGGAGTACACATCCTGGTCCTCTGATGACAAGGAGCAGTTTAGAATCTACAG aGTGGACATCTCTGACACTCTGATGTACGTCTATGAAATGTTGGGGGCAGAGCTGCTCAGTAACCTCTATGACAGGCTGGGCGGGCAGCTGATGGACCCCCAACAGTCAGCAGTATGGCAG GACACAGAAGCCTTATTATTTGGCTTCCAGTCCATTGCTGAGACCATAGATGTAAACTACTCTGATGTTATCCCTGGTCTTATTGGCCTCATCCCTAGAATCAACATCAGCAACGTTATGCTGGCCGACACTGTCATGTACACAATAG GATCCCTGGCTGAGTGGCTGGCAGACCACCCAGTGATGCTTGGTGGCATTTTACCCATGGTGCTCCAGGGTCTTGTGAAGGCCGAGCTGTCTGTGTCCAGCGTATCAACTCTGAAGAGGATCTGCAGGGAGTGTCGGCACGACCTCGGCCCCTACGCTCAGGACATACTGACTGTGTCTCAG GATGTGCTGGTTAAAGAAATCCATAAG agCAGCCAGTGCATGTGGCTCATGCAGGCTCTGGGTTTCCTGCTGTCCGCTCTGCCGGTAGAGGAGATTCTGGGCAGACTCCACTCGCTCATCACCCCTCACGTCCAGCAGCTGGATACACTGGCCCAGCAGGAG ccTGATCCCACTAACAAACAGTCCATCATCCACATCCTGGGGATGCTGTCCAGTCTCTTTACTACTCTGGACATCAACAGACAGGCAGACGGTGTAGAGGGAGCAGTCAACCCCAGACTCACACCCTCCCAGACCACACGCAACCCA GTTGTGGTTGTGCTACAGCAAGTGTTCACGTTGATCCAGACCGTCCTCAGCAAATGGCTCGATGACTCAGAGGTAGTCGAG GCAGTGTGTGGGGTATTTGAAAAGTCAGTTCGAACCCTCCTACATGATTTTGGGCCCATGGTGGCTCAGCTGAGTGAGATGCTGGGGCAGATCTATAGTGCCTTCCCACAAGCCTCAGCTCTGGACCTGGCACGTCAG atggtTCTCATATTTGCAGGAGAGGAACATCACATGTCTTCCATTAAAAGCCTTATTATAGTATTGACTTCTGCTACACTCACCATATTTCAACAAG GTCCAAGGGATCATCCTGATATAGCAGAATCATTTATGCACCTTCATGCTCAG ATTCTTAAAAGGAAGCCTGATTTGTACCTGTCTGATGAGCTGGATGTTAAAGCGCTGTTTTACTGTG GGATTCTATCACTTAAATTTCCAGAGACACCCACAGTAAAAGCTGCCAGTATGTTCTTT ACAGAGCTGTTGCCTCGTTGTAAAGACATGCCATCTCTAGGTGAAGTGCTGCAGAGTGACGGGAAGCTCCTGACAGAGACTGTACTCCAG GCAGTTGGAGGCGGGTCTCCTCGCAGTCTGACAGAGCACTTCTCTGAAGTGTTGCTGAGTCTAAACAGACACTGTCCTGCCCTGCTGTCCCAGTGGCTCAAAGAAACACTCCAGGCGCCAGGGTTCCCCTCTGCCCAGGTCTccacagagcagaaacacaccTTCAGTCAGCAGCTTCTAAG GGAGCAAACCAACAAGCACCGCGTTAAGGAGATTGTGAGGGAGTTCTCGCTGCTCTGCCGAGGCCTGCAGGGGTCTGGATACTCGGATTACTAG
- the LOC122993247 gene encoding cAMP-specific 3',5'-cyclic phosphodiesterase 4B-like isoform X3 — translation MPEANYLFSVSWGYIKFKRMLNRELSHLSEMSRSGNQVSEYISNTFLDKQNELELPCPVPKSRERKRRQGQQQHQQQQQQQQQGGMMTQISGVRKVSHTPSISGGTGNRFGVKTDQEELLSKDLEDINKWGLNIFRVAEHSHNRPLTCVMYTIFQERDLMRTFKIPTDTFVTFMLTLEGHYHSDVAYHNSLHAADVAQSTHILLSTPALDAVFTDLEILAAIFAAAIHDVDHPGVSNQFLINTNSELALMYNDESVLENHHLAVGFKLLQEDNCDIFQNLTKKQKQTLRRMVIDMVLATDMSKHMSLLADLKTMVETKKVTSSGVLLLDNYTDRMQVLRNMVHCADLSNPTKPLDLYRQWTDRIMDEFFHQGDRERERGMEISPMCDKHTASVERTQVGFIDYIVHPLWETWADLVHPDAQDILDMLEDNRNWYQSMIPQSPSPPFYTSDSEGGPHGEVERVPVTGKFQFELTLDDQDGDGESGMMETTDRCDGVTFQDHPSDPDGVDMVTHDVSPAET, via the exons ATGCCTGAGGCCAACTACCTGTTCTCTGTGTCCTGGGGATACATCAAG TTCAAGAGGATGCTGAACCGGGAGCTAAGCCACCTGTCTGAGATGAGTCGCTCAGGCAACCAAGTGTCAGAGTACATCTCCAACACTTTCCTAG acaaacagaatgAGTTGGAGCTTCCGTGTCCAGTTCCCAAGTCAAGGGAAAGGAAGAGGAGACAGGGCcaacagcaacatcagcagcagcagcagcaacagcagcaaggtGGGATGATGACTCAGATCAGCGGGGTGAGGAAGGTCAGCCACACACCCAGCATATCTGGAGGCACCGGCAATCGCTTTGGGGTGAAGACGGACCAGGAGGAACTGCTGTCGAAG GATCTGGAAGACATCAATAAATGGGGACTGAATATCTTCAGGGTGGCAGAGCACTCCCACAACCGGCCACTCACATGTGTCATGTACACCATCTTTCAG GAGCGAGACCTGATGAGGACATTCAAGATTCCAACAGACACCTTTGTGACGTTCATGCTGACCCTGGAGGGCCACTATCACTCTGACGTGGCCTACCACAACAGCCTACACGCCGCGGACGTAGCCCAGTCCACTCACATCCTCCTGTCCACCCCGGCACTGGAT GCGGTCTTCACTGATCTGGAGATCTTGGCAGCCATTTTCGCTGCAGCGATTCATGACGTGGACCACCCGGGAGTGTCCAACCAGTTCCTCATCAACACCA ACTCCGAGCTGGCTCTGATGTACAACGATGAGTCAGTGTTGGAGAACCACCACCTGGCTGTGGGCTTCAAACTGCTGCAGGAAGACAACTGCGACATCTTCCAAAACCTCAccaagaagcagaagcagacgCTCAGGAGGATGGTCATAGACATG GTTTTGGCAACCGACATGTCTAAACACATGAGCCTGCTGGCCGACCTGAAGACGATGGTGGAAACTAAGAAGGTGACCAGCTCCGGAGTGCTCCTGTTGGACAACTACACAGACAGGATGCAG GTTCTTCGTAACATGGTTCACTGTGCCGATCTGAGCAATCCCACCAAGCCTCTGGATCTGTACCGGCAGTGGACAGACAGGATCATGGACGAGTTCTTCCACCAAGGAGaccgagagagagaaagggggatgGAGATCAGCCCCATgtgtgacaaacacacagcttcAGTGGAGAGGACACAG GTGGGCTTCATTGATTACATCGTCCATCCACTGTGGGAGACGTGGGCCGACCTGGTCCACCCCGACGCCCAGGATATCCTTGACATGTTGGAGGACAACAGGAACTGGTACCAGAGCATGATCCCCCAGagcccctcccctcccttttACACCAGCGACAGCGAGGGGGGACCACACGGGGAGGTGGAGAGGGTGCCAGTGACGGGTAAATTTCAGTTCGAACTGACACTGGACGACCAGGACGGAGACGGGGAGAGCGGGATGATGGAGACAACTGACAGGTGCGATGGCGTGACGTTCCAAGATCATCCCTCTGATCCAGACGGGGTCGATATGGTGACACATGACGTCTCTCCAGCAGAAACATAG
- the fzr1b gene encoding fizzy-related protein homolog: protein MDQEYERRLLRQINHQNLPTEARLTKCVSATCSPVSVKSGDRFIPTRAGSNWSINFHYANENCRSPNQNHKAKDASSDSSKDAVAYAALLRNELLGAGIETVPDPHTDDRRHAVLSQDSHSLFRYTVHTKRVPFDSDNEVSPYSLSPLSNKSHKLLRSPRKPARKISKIPFKVLDAPELQDDFYLNLVDWSAGNLLSVGLGACVYLWSACTSQVTRLCDLSVDGDSVTSVCWNERGSLVAVGTHKGYVQIWDAAGGRKLTSLEGHSARVGALAWNGEQLSSGSRDRVILQRDVRTPPSAERRLQGHRQEVCGLKWSPDHQHLASGGNDNKLLVWNSSSLLPVQQYSDHLAAVKAIAWSPHQHGLLASGGGTADRCLRFWNTLTGQALQSTDTGSQVCNLAWSKHANELVSTHGYSQNQILVWKYPSLTQVAKLTGHSYRVLYLAVSPDGEAIVTGAGDETLRFWNVFSKTRCTKESKSVLNLFTRIR from the exons ATGGACCAGGAGTACGAGAGACGTCTGCTGAGGCAAATCAACCACCAGAACCTGCCGACAGAGGCCCGCCTGACCAAG TGTGTAAGTGCTACCTGCAGTCCTGTCAGTGTTAAGTCAGGGGACCGCTTCATTCCCACACGCGCTGGAAGCAACTGGAGCATCAACTTCCACTATGCCAAT GAGAACTGTCGCTCTCCCAACCAGAACCATAAAGCAAAGGATGCCAGTTCAGATTCAAGCAAAG ATGCTGTGGCGTATGCTGCCCTGTTGAGGAATGAGTTGCTGGGGGCAGGGATAGAGACCGTGCCAGACCCTCACACGGACGACCGGCGGCATGCAGTCCTCTCTCAAGACTCTCACAGCCTGTTTAGG TACACTGTCCACACGAAGAGAGTGCCTTTCGATAGCGATAATGAAGTCTCACCGTACTCCCTTTCTCCACTTAGTAACAAGAG TCACAAGCTGCTCCGCTCTCCTCGTAAACCAGCCCGGAAGATCTCCAAGATCCCCTTCAAAGTGCTGGACGCTCCAGAGCTGCAGGATGACTTCTACCTCAACCTGGTAGACTGGTCAGCAGGCAACCTGCTCAGTGTCGGCCTGGGAGCCTGCGTCTACCTGTGGAGTGCCTGCACCAGCCAG GTGACAAGGTTATGTGACCTCTCGGTGGACGGGGACTCTGTTACTTCAGTGTGTTGGAACGAGAGG GGAAGTCTGGTCGCTGTTGGAACCCACAAGGGGTATGTTCAGATCTGGGACGCAGCAGGAGGGAGGAAGCTGACCAGTCTGGAGGGTCACTCAGCTCGTGTAG GTGCCCTGGCGTGGAATGGGGAGCAGCTGTCGTCGGGAAGTCGGGACAGAGTGATCCTACAGCGGGACGTCAGAACACCTCCTTCTGCTGAGAGGAGGTTACAAGGTCACCGGCAGGAAGTGTGTGGTCTCAAATGGTCCCCCGACCACCAACACCTTGCGTCCGGAGGCAATGACAACAAG TTGCTGGTGTGGAACAGCTCCAGCCTGCTCCCCGTGCAGCAGTACAGCGACCACCTGGCAGCAGTCAAGGCCATTGCCTGGTCCCCCCACCAACACGGGCTGCTGGCGTCAGGCGGCGGCACCGCCGACCGCTGCCTGCGCTTCTGGAACACGCTGACGGGCCAGGCGCTGCAGAGCACAGACACCGGCTCCCAGGTCTGCAACCTGGCCTGGTCCAAACATGCCAATGAACTG gtGAGCACTCACGGCTACTCTCAGAACCAGATCTTGGTGTGGAAGTATCCGTCACTAACACAGGTGGCCAAGTTGACAGGACACTCCTACAGGGTGCTGTATCTG GCCGTGTCACCAGATGGGGAGGCCATCGTCACAGGCGCTGGAGATGAGACACTACGGTTTTGGAATGTCTTCAGTAAGACACGTTGCACCAAG GAATCAAAGTCAGTGCTGAACCTCTTCACCAGAATACGATAG